AAAGAAGTAGCATACGCCGCTTGCCGATAGTTCAAAGGTTCCGTCCATGCCCACGAGGTGGGGGTTGACGTGGGCAAGATTCCTCTTCGGCCTTATCTCCCCGTTGGGGATGTGGTGGTCTAGTATGACAACATCCGTGTCAACCTGCGAGATTAAATCAGCATAACCACTCCCCATATCGGCGAAGAGCAGAAGCTCTCCCTGCTCGTACTCAAAGGGCTCGTTCAGACCCTTCAGAAAAGTGATGTGAAAGGCCTTACCCGCCTTTAGGAGGGCTTTGGCTATGATCGCACCAGCTGAGATTCCATCTGCATCATGGTGTGTGTATATTCTGATGAAGTCGTGCCTTGCAACGAGGTCGGCAGCCCTCCTTGCCCTCTCCCTCAGCAGGTTAATTGCCGAGCCCGAACTCATCGTGCACTACCTTCACAGCATTAACGCCATCGCTACCGTCAACGACGAACGAAACGTTGTACTCAGAGCAGCTCTGGCTGATCATTATTACGTTTATTCCGTTCTTGCCAAGCGCTGAGAAAATCTTTCCTGCAACGCCCGGCGTTCCAGCCATTCCCGAACCAACTGCGCTCACGACCGCTATGTAGGGAATCTTTTCGACCTTTATCACGCCGTTTTCCAAGCTTTTCAGGGCGTTGTAGGCCTTCTCCAAGTCCCGGATATCGACCACTATCGACAGATTCAGCTCTGAGGAGCTCTGAGCTACCATAATGACGTTTACCCTCTCCTCAGCAAGTCTGCCAAAAACCTCCGACATTATCTCCGCAAAATCGAAGCCCGCACCGCTGACGTTGACTATCCCCGCCTGCGGAATGAGGCTTAAAGCCTTCACTATCTCGCTTGAATCCTTCGTTGTCGGGCCAATCACGGTTCCCGGAGCATCGGGGTTGAAGGTGTTCTTGATTCTTACTGGAATGTTCTTCCTCATCACCGGCTCCAAGGCTCTCGGGTGAAGTATCTTTGCTCCGAAGTGGGACAGCTCCATTGCCTCCTGATAGGATATCTCCGGAATCACCCTCGCATTGGGCACGTACTTGGGGTCGCAGGTCATTATTCCGTCAACTTCCTTCCACAGCCACACCTCGTCCGCGTCAAGGGCTGCGGCGAGTATTGTTGCGGTGTAGTCGCTCCCTCCTCTGCCGAGGGTTGTTATGCTGCCGTCATCCGTTGCGCCTATGAAGCCCGTAACGACGGGAATAGTTTTCTTTATCGTCAGCAAAGGCTCAAGCCTGTTTCTGATTGTTGTGTAAACCCCGGGAAGCGGCTTTGCCCTCCCAAAGTTCCTGTCCGTGATTATTCCTGCATCCCCTCCAGTGAGAGCTACAGAATCAACGCCGAGGGAAAGAAGGGCTGCTGAAAATATTGGAGCTGAGAGCCTCTCGCCGAAGGAGACTATATAGTCCTCACTTCTCCTCGTAAGCTCGCCAAGGTAGCTGATTCCGAGGAGAACCTTTTCAAGCTCATCAAGAAGTCGCTCTACAGCTGCAATCACCTTTGCCTTGATTTCGTCGTTCCTGACCGCATACTCGATCGCCTCGTAGTGTCTCTTCATCATATCCGCGATGAACATCTTGATGAATCCGGCAGATGGTTCAGAGCAGCAGCGGTGCGCGGCCTTTAAAAGTGCATCAGTCACACCCTGCATCGCTGAGACAACGACTACAACTTCATTTCCCTCCGAGAACTTTTTAACGAGATTAGCGCAATGGTAAATGTTTTCCCCATCTTTAACGCTCACTCCTCCGAACTTCATTACGATTCTCATCCTATTTCCTGCCCTAAGCAAGAAATATAAATCTTGCTGAGCTATCTGGGGCTCCAGAACCTGTAAAAGAGCTTTCTACATTTTTCATAATCAAGTTTATCGACGAACCTCACCAGCTTCTGCTCGTGCGTGAAGTGGGGATAGTCCCCATCAAAATCGGGCTCCATCTCCCTTTTTTCCAGCAGAGATGTGAATATTAAATTTCTGGCCGCAAGAAGCCTCAGGTCGTCATCCTCTTCAAAGATGAACGCTTTCAGCAATTTCTCCCCCGGATTTTCGAGGTACCTAGTTCCAAGCCTTTCAGCAATGATTTCCGGAATCCTCACACTTTCAGCATCGAGAATTTCTGCCAGCTTAATGTGGTTCATTCCAGCCTCGATGACCGCCTCATCCAAATCATCAAGTGCCTTGGCCCTCATTTCGTCCCTCAGCATTATTCTTTCAGCTTCAGCCTCGGAGAACCTCAAAACCTTTTCAACGATCTCGTCAAAGTCAGATTTCAGGAAGGACTCTGTGTAATCGATGTAGAGAGCATTGACCCTCTTCTCCATCTCCCTCACCCTCTCATCCCCCTCGCTGAAATTTTTCAGCCTCTCCACCTCTTCAAGATAGGGCTCTACCTGCATTATCTCCCTGCTCTTCAGCTCTTTCAGCATCTCGATTAGCTTTCGCGTGTAAAGGGGGAACTGCGTGCTGATTTTCCTCACGTAAAGGTCCACCGTTATTTTCCCCTCAAGAACGTCGTGAAAAAGGTCGTTTTTCGGCTCTTCGAGAACTATCACGCTGTAATTCGAGAACTCCGATTTTAAAAATTGGAGATTCTCAATCCTCGGGGATGTGTAAACCACCCTCATAACTTCAGGTCTTCAGCAACTATTTCCGCAACCTTCTTTCCGCTCAGCAGCATTCCGCCAAAAATCGGCCCCATTCTCGGCAGGTTATGGACTGCTGCAACGGCCATTCCTGCAGCGTAAAGCCCTTTAACGATTTTTCCAGTCTTTTCCACGATTTCCCTCTCCGCAACTTCGGAGTAAGCGGACCTTTCGCCGACAACGGAGACTTCCAGCGGTATCTTTCTTGCAGCAACGGATATAACCTCCGCATCATGCCCGGTTGCATCCACAACAGCCCTGCTTCTCAGGAAAAGCGGGTCAACGTGCAGTCCAGAAATCTCAACCGCGCTCCACTGAATGCAAACACCCCTAACCCCAAGCGGGTCGTCCCTGAATATAACGTCCTCTACCGAAACTCCGTGAATTATCTTTGCTCCGGCATCAATGGCCTTTGCGGCGAGCTTTGCCATGAACTCGGCAGAATCCGCAACGAGAAAGTTTCTGTGCTCGGTGTACCTGATACCAAAGTCGTCGAGGATGTCCTTCGCCTCCCTCTCCACGACGACTTTATGAAAGAGCATTCCTCCTCCGCCTATCCCACCGCCAAAACTCAGCCTGCGCTCAAGAACGAGCGTCTTAAGGCCCTTTTCCGCAAGGTATCTCGCAGCGGTTAGCCCCGATGGCCCGGCACCAACAACAATGACGTCGGACTCCGCGTATTCGACCCATTCCTCCGAAGCGGTTTCGACTATTGCCTTTGTGATTTCTGCTTCCATAACCTCAGTAAATTTTAGCGGCATTTATAACTTTCATCGTACCCGCTTTAGCCCCTCAAAAAGTAGTACATCAGCCCCACGAATCCTATGAGGCTCACGGCCAATTCCGTAGAACTTTGCGAAACGACACTTCCCAGAAGGTACATCGGGGCAAAAAGCAAGACTGGGATGAACGAGACGAGTTCTAAGAGGGCTATGGGGAGCAGCAGAGGTATCAGCACTCCTATCATTGCTCAAGCTTGCTAAATTCAAATATTTAATCTTTACTGACCTCATGAGCATTATCATAACGCTTAAACCCATCGCAACCGTTTTTATCTCCGCCGATTTAAAGTTCAGGTGTGTCGCTGAAGGAGTTGCTCAAGGACAGGCTAAGTGAGGAGGAGCTGAAACTCGTTAGGAGGAGCTTTGAAATAATAGGAGATGTCGTAATCATTGAGATTCCGGATGAGATAATGCACCACAGCAGGGATATTGTGGAAGCGATACTGAAAAGGCACAAGCACGTAAAAACGGTTCTGAGAAAGGTTGGTGAGGTTGATGGCGTTTACAGAGTTGCCAGATACGAGCCCATTTACGGTGAGAAAACGGAGACTGTTGTGAGGGAGCACGGTTGCAGATTTCTGGTTGACCCAACTAAGGCTTACTACTCGGTAAAGCTTTCGGGGGAAAGGGAGAGAATTGCGAGACTTGTTGGTGAAGGGGAGAGAGTTCTGGTGATGTTCGCGGGTGTTGGGCCTTACCCGATAGTCATAGCAAAGCTCGCAAGGCCGAGAGAGGTTGTTGGGGTTGAGCTCAACCCCCACGCTGTGGAGTACTTCAGGCAAAACGTCAGGCTCAATAAGGTTGAGGGTGTTGTGAAGGTGATTGAGGGGGACGTTGAGGAAGTTGTTCCCCAACTCTCCGGGCAGTTTGACAGGGTGGTGATGCCTGCTCCCTATTCAGCGGAGAACTTCATCCACCTTCTCAGAGGTAAGGTTAGAAGGGGAGGGTTTGTTCACTACTACACCTTTGACAGCCAGAATGAGGAGAAAATTCTGCCCGAAAAGGTAAGGAGGAAGTTTGAGGATGAGGGTCTTGAGGTTGAGGTTGTGAAAATGAGGAGGTGCGGCAACTTCGCCCCCTACGTCAACAGGTACGTGCTGGATTTGAGGGTGTTATAGACTTTTTATCTGCAATGTTTAAATTACGCAGGTCAAAGAGTTTTCATGAAGTCTGCTTTGAAAATTCTCGCGTTGATGCTGATTCTAATCACTCCTGCCGGAGCGCAGTTCGAGAACGCTCAGAAAGCGAGCATAAAGGCCGTGGCTGTCACAAGCGGCGACCAGCCAACGGGTGTTGTGATAAACATCTCCGTAATCGTTACACCCGGCGATGGCAGAGTTTTCGTCTCAACAACACCGTACACCGAAATAGACATGCAGGGAAGCGCTCAGCTTGCCGCAATTACTGCATGCGATTTGCTCGGTATAGACTTTACAAAATACGACTTTTTCTACATCATAGAGGCAGAAGCGCCAATTGTCGGTGGCCCCTCTGCTGGGGGTGTGTTGACGGTCGCAACGGTGGCAGCCCTCAAAAACCTAACAATAAGGGATGACGTCTACATGACCGGAATGATTTACCCGGACGGATACATCGGCCCTGTTGGAGGGCTAAAGTACAAGCTCGAAGCTGCTGCCAAAAACGGTGCCAAAATTTTCCTCATACCCCAGGGCCAGAGGATAACCTACGTGGAAGAAAAGAAGGTCAGGAGAGTTGGAATCATCAGCTACATCGAAGTCGAATACAAAGAGCTCGATTTGGTTGAATACGGAAAGAAGCTCGGTGTGAACGTTTACGAGGTTGCCACGCTAAACGATGCACTGAAGTTTTTCACCGGTTACGAGATAAAGCAACCAGAGGGGCAGTTCAACATCGGAAGCTACTCGCAAATTCTCAAGAAGCTTGCCGACCGCATGAAAGCCTCTCTCGATGAGGTTACCGCCACCAGCGAAGATGCTGAGAAGCTGATTAAAAAGGCCGACGAGTTCTACAAAGAGGGTAAGTACTACACGGCAACCAGCACCTACTTCCAGGCGAAAATCCTCAAGAGGTACGAGGAGTACAAGAGCAAGATTGTTACAGCCCAGCAGTTTGACGAAGAGGTTGGAAAAATCCAGAACGAAATTGACCAGCTGAAGGACTACCTTGCGAAGGAGAAAATGGGCGTGAATTCCCTGCAGATCATTGCCGCTGCACAGGAGAGGGTTGCTGAGGCAGAAAACCTGCTTGAGAATGCTAAAAATGCAAAATCAGATGATGAGGCGTTACAGTATCTCGCCTACGCGAAGGAGAGGGTAGAGAGCGCCAAGGTGTGGCTGTCAATACTCCCCGATTTGAAGAACGACTACGAAATTTCCAAAGATGCTCTTAAGAGGAGAGCCGAGTTCTACGTTACGCAGGCGAGCTCGCTGCTAATTTACGCCTCATCGCTTAATGGGAACGAGTATCTGATAAACCAGGGTTTTGAGTCCCTTGACACAGCCAAAAGGCTGCTTTCCGAGGGCCTGTATGCGGGAGCGGCAGTGATGGCCCTGAACTCGATTACTGACGCGAGCCTTTCCATCGAGGTTACCTACGGCAAAATCGATGACAAAGTAGAGGGGGCGAGGGAGGCAGCGATGGCAGCAATTTCAGAGGCTGAGAAATCGCTGTTTCCGGTGCTGCCCGCTGCGTACTTCGAGTACGCCGAGAACCTCGACAACCAGTACGCGAAACTGATGTACTACAAGCTCTCAATGAGGCTGGCAAAGCTGCTCTCGCTCATGGTGAGCTCAGGTGGGGAAAAGGAGCTTGTCCATGCAGAGTTTAACCCATACACCCACTACACACCCTCCGGAAAATCGACGATAGAGAGAATCGTCGAAACTCCCGGATTTGAGGGCTTAGCAGCAGTAACTGCAATCACAGCAGCGGCAATAGCAGCAAGACGCAGATAATCCCTGCTGAGAGTGTTCCGAGGAAGTTTACAGCGGAGTTCGTCAAATATCCCTTTTTTTCAAGCGTTGCACCGAGCAAGCTGTCTATGTGAACACCCGCGAAGGCCGAAAGCGTTACTGGCAAAAGCACATCGAAGCCAATAATGCCGAGGAGGAGAGACAGCAGTGCCGTAACTATGCATCCAAAAAGTGCAGCAAACTCTCCTTTAACAGAAATTCCGCCGCTCGTGCCGGGCTCAACTCTGCTGAAGTTTGTAATCAGATACACCTTCTCCTCCGCCTTTCCGATTTCACTCGCCATGGTATCGGCAAGAGCCGCTGCAACAGCTGCAACAAAGGCTGCTGCGAAAATTGCATCCCCCGAAACACCGAACTGAACTGCAAAGAAGAGGGGGGCAAGGCTGTTTCCGAAAACGTTTGCGTAGCCCCTTGCCCCTCCGGCCTGCTCAGCTATTCCCCTTTCCAGCTTAACGCTGTACTTGTACTTCGTTATCGCTGAGCCAAGGGCGTAAAAAAGCAGAATTACTGCGAAGAACCTTATATCTGCGAAGAGAATCAGCGTCGTGCCGACAATGGTCGCGCTCATCAATCCCGACTCGTCCGCAACCTTTGCGTAGAGGGCAAGGAGGCTCACGAAGAATGAGAGCAGGAAGGCAAAAGCCAAGCTGTATATTGAAGCTGAGGGCACGTACATCTTGAATATCGTGAAGACGGATGAGATGGCTAAGAGTAACGTGAGCCTGCGGTCCGCATTAGTGTCAACGCTCTCAACCAGCGCTGCCGTCAGACCGCCCGATAGGGAGATGAAGAAGGTATGCGCGAGTCTGAGTTCGACACCGTTTACTGCATGATAGCAGAGAAAGTACAAAAGAGATGCTGTTGTGTAAACCGCTATATTCCAGAGAGCGTTTTTTCTGTAGTTGTGAACGGATATGAGAAAAATTGAGGCGAAAACAACGTCCTTAGGCAGTGAGAAGCATGACAGAGCTGAAAGAATCGTTGAGAAGAGAAACGCATTAAAATAAGATTCATCTTCAGTTACATTTCTCAATTTCAGGCTAAATCCTCTCTTTTTACCGTAGATTAACGTTAGCAAGACCAGCAATCCGAGTACAAACCTTGGATCGAGTTTTATCGCAATCAAAGCTATTGCTGCAAGCACCAAAGCTGGATGCATCGGGAAAAGTTAAGTATTCCTTGCATTTAAACTTTGATGAGATGCTGCTGAGAATCTACGAAAAGCTGCTCGAGAGGGAAATTCAAAAGGTTCCGAAGCACATTGTCGTTGTGACGAACAGCATAGGGGAGGGATTTCTCAACCTCGCAAAATGGTGCAGGAAGTTCGGAGTTGATGAAATAACCATCTGCGGAAACACTCAGATTGACGAGTCCTTTTTCGATGGCTTTAAGCTCAGGATAATCAGAAACGGAAGCGTTGAGGAAAAAGATGGGCTAAAGCCCACGATAAACATTCTGACCTTCACCGGGAGAGAGGAGATAATCAACGTCGTTAGGAAGGTTGCGAAAATGGTGGAAAGGGGCGAGCTTGAGGTGGATGAGGTGGACGAAAACCTCTTTGAGAAATTTCTGACCATTAAATCTCCCCCCGACATGATTATAAAGGCGGGAAACGATATTCCCGATTTTCTTATCTGGCAAGGCATTTATGCCGAACTGTACTTTGCGGATATTGACTGGCAAAATCTCAGATATGCAGACTTTCTCAGGATATTGAGAGAATATCAGAGGAGGGAAAGAAGGTATGGAAGATGAGAATCTCAGGATGCTGAGGGTTATTGCTGACTACCAGTTCGGAAGAGGTGTTGGGAGAGTGCTTTTCCCGGACACCTGCAAGTTCATACTTTCCAGCTCAGGGAGGGTTAGACAGGTTGTTGACGGGGGCGTTAGGATTGCCACGCTCAAGCCTGACTCCGGGTGGTTTACGCTGAGCATTGAGGGAGCAAGGAGGGTTAAGGAGGCGCTCCCCTTCCCCAAGATGAGAGTTGTGGTGATGGATGAGGTGTCCGATTTTATTGCAGCAGGCAAAAGCGTTTTTGCCAAGCACGTTGTTGAAGTCGATGAGGAAATCAGAGCGAACGATGAAGTTGTGGTGGTCAACACTGCTGACAAGTTGCTCGCCACTGGAAGAGCGGTGCTCTCAGCCTTCGAAATGCTTGAAATGGAGAGGGGAATGGCCGTGAAGGTCAGGCAGGGTGTTAAGAGATGATGCGGATTGACAGGAAAAACATGGTTCTGAGCGTTAAGTCGGGTAGTGTGGTAACCAAAAATCTTAGGTTCGACGGAACGGTTGTGGCGGGAATCGACTGCAGCTTTCTTGGGAGCATCGAAGCAAAGGAAGTAAATTTGGGAAGAGGGTGCGTTGTTGGAGGCGTTATCAGGGCTGAGGAGGTTACCGTTGGAGCCTACAGCAACTTCAACGAAATCGAGGCTGAGGACGTTGTTGTTCTTGCTGGGTGCAAGGGTAAAAGGATAACCGCAAAAAGCGACGTAAGGGTTGCGAAGAACTGCGAAATCGACGAAATAAGGGCAGGAAACAGACTTTTGATCGAAGGGAATTCAAAAATTGGAAAAATGGAGGCAAGAAAGATAATTGCCTACGGCTAAATCTTTCTGAGCTTTTCCAGAATTATCCTTTTCTCAGCTCTTGCCACGACTTCCCTTATCCTTTGGACCGCATCGGGATTTGCCGAAACACTGTCGATGCCAAACTCGACCAGCTTCTCAACGACGTGCGGATAGCTGCCAGCCTGACCGCAGATCGAGCTCTTCACTCCGTGCTCCTTGCAAACCTTTATTGTTCTCTCGATGAGCTTGAGCACGGCAGGATGGGTTTCGTTGTAAAGGTATGCGACGTTCTCGTTGTTCCTGTCCACCGCCAGAGTGTACTGCGTCAAATCGTTTGTTCCTAGGCTGACGAAGTCTATGCCCTCTTTAATGATATCCTCAAGTATTAGCGCTGCTGCCGGCGTTTCAACCATCACTCCAAACTCAATTTTGTCCAGCGGCAATCCCTCGCTGATGGCTATCTCCTTAGCCCTTTTGACCTCCTCCGGAGAGGTTATCAGCGGAAGCATCACCCCAACGTTGGTGTATCCCTCGTCCACAAGCTTCTTTATCGCCCTCATCTCGGCCCTGAAGTGCTCCTCCTCCGCCAGGTCCCTTCTGATTCCTCTGAATCCGAGCATCGGATTGGCCTCAATAGGCTCGTCCTCTCCACCCTCCATAGCCCTGAACTCATCCGTTGGAGCGTCGATGGTTCTGATCCAAACCGGCTTGGGATAGAACGCCTTGACAACCTTCTTCATTTCCTGATAGAGCAAATCGATGTACCTGTCAATCTCACCATCTCTTATGAACTTCATCGGATGCTTTTCGAGCCCGAGAACCATGTGCTCGATTCTGAACAAACCGACCCCATCCGCATTTGTCTCCCTCGCAACCCTCTCCGCCACGTCGGGAATTGAGATGTTCACCTTCACCTCTGTCGCGGTTATGATTGGAGCGGAAGCCACTACCGGTTTTGGTTCCTCCTTCTTCTCAATTCTGCCCTCGTAAACGATTCCCTTCTCACCGTCAACGGTTACAACCATTCCGTCTTTCAGAACCTTAGTTGCGACTTTAGTTCCAACAACCGCCGGCACTCCGAGTTCTCTTGAAACTATGGCTGCATGGCAGGTCATACCTCCCTCGTCCGTCACAATGGCGGCTGCTCTCTTCATCGCCGGGACCATGTCTGGTGTGGTCATCGTTGTGACCAGTATGTCTCCCTCTTCAACCTTGGAAATCTCTTTCTCGCTGAAAATCACCTTCACCTTACCCGAGGCGATACCCGGAGATGCTCCAAGCCCCTTCAGAAGGATTTTGCCCTCTGCCTCTTCCGAAACCTCTTCTTCAGCCTCCTTTTTCTCTTTTCTTATGGTTGTGATCGGCCTCGACTGGACTATGTATATCTTGCCCCCCTCAATAGCCCACTCGACGTCCTGCGGCTTGCCGTAGTGGTCCTCTATCAGCTCTCCAAGAGTTACGAGCTTTTCTATCTCCTCATCGCTCAGCACCCTCTCGTTTGCTTTCTCGGGTGGAAGCTCGACCTTAACGGTCTTCCCGTCTTTTCTCGTAAGCATGAACTTCTTCTCACCAATCTTGACCTCCTCTATCTTTCTCTTCACTCTGTCGTAAACGTACGTGTCGGGAGTGACGAGACCGCTTACAATAGCCTCTCCCAGGCCGAAAACCGCCTCGATGATGCACTTCTTCTCCCCGCTAACCGGATGGGACGTGAACATTACTCCGCTCTTCTCGCTGTTCACCATCT
The nucleotide sequence above comes from Archaeoglobus fulgidus DSM 4304. Encoded proteins:
- a CDS encoding aspartate kinase codes for the protein MRIVMKFGGVSVKDGENIYHCANLVKKFSEGNEVVVVVSAMQGVTDALLKAAHRCCSEPSAGFIKMFIADMMKRHYEAIEYAVRNDEIKAKVIAAVERLLDELEKVLLGISYLGELTRRSEDYIVSFGERLSAPIFSAALLSLGVDSVALTGGDAGIITDRNFGRAKPLPGVYTTIRNRLEPLLTIKKTIPVVTGFIGATDDGSITTLGRGGSDYTATILAAALDADEVWLWKEVDGIMTCDPKYVPNARVIPEISYQEAMELSHFGAKILHPRALEPVMRKNIPVRIKNTFNPDAPGTVIGPTTKDSSEIVKALSLIPQAGIVNVSGAGFDFAEIMSEVFGRLAEERVNVIMVAQSSSELNLSIVVDIRDLEKAYNALKSLENGVIKVEKIPYIAVVSAVGSGMAGTPGVAGKIFSALGKNGINVIMISQSCSEYNVSFVVDGSDGVNAVKVVHDEFGLGN
- a CDS encoding sulfide-dependent adenosine diphosphate thiazole synthase encodes the protein MPLKFTEVMEAEITKAIVETASEEWVEYAESDVIVVGAGPSGLTAARYLAEKGLKTLVLERRLSFGGGIGGGGMLFHKVVVEREAKDILDDFGIRYTEHRNFLVADSAEFMAKLAAKAIDAGAKIIHGVSVEDVIFRDDPLGVRGVCIQWSAVEISGLHVDPLFLRSRAVVDATGHDAEVISVAARKIPLEVSVVGERSAYSEVAEREIVEKTGKIVKGLYAAGMAVAAVHNLPRMGPIFGGMLLSGKKVAEIVAEDLKL
- a CDS encoding class I SAM-dependent methyltransferase, whose product is MSLKELLKDRLSEEELKLVRRSFEIIGDVVIIEIPDEIMHHSRDIVEAILKRHKHVKTVLRKVGEVDGVYRVARYEPIYGEKTETVVREHGCRFLVDPTKAYYSVKLSGERERIARLVGEGERVLVMFAGVGPYPIVIAKLARPREVVGVELNPHAVEYFRQNVRLNKVEGVVKVIEGDVEEVVPQLSGQFDRVVMPAPYSAENFIHLLRGKVRRGGFVHYYTFDSQNEEKILPEKVRRKFEDEGLEVEVVKMRRCGNFAPYVNRYVLDLRVL
- a CDS encoding S16 family serine protease: MKSALKILALMLILITPAGAQFENAQKASIKAVAVTSGDQPTGVVINISVIVTPGDGRVFVSTTPYTEIDMQGSAQLAAITACDLLGIDFTKYDFFYIIEAEAPIVGGPSAGGVLTVATVAALKNLTIRDDVYMTGMIYPDGYIGPVGGLKYKLEAAAKNGAKIFLIPQGQRITYVEEKKVRRVGIISYIEVEYKELDLVEYGKKLGVNVYEVATLNDALKFFTGYEIKQPEGQFNIGSYSQILKKLADRMKASLDEVTATSEDAEKLIKKADEFYKEGKYYTATSTYFQAKILKRYEEYKSKIVTAQQFDEEVGKIQNEIDQLKDYLAKEKMGVNSLQIIAAAQERVAEAENLLENAKNAKSDDEALQYLAYAKERVESAKVWLSILPDLKNDYEISKDALKRRAEFYVTQASSLLIYASSLNGNEYLINQGFESLDTAKRLLSEGLYAGAAVMALNSITDASLSIEVTYGKIDDKVEGAREAAMAAISEAEKSLFPVLPAAYFEYAENLDNQYAKLMYYKLSMRLAKLLSLMVSSGGEKELVHAEFNPYTHYTPSGKSTIERIVETPGFEGLAAVTAITAAAIAARRR
- a CDS encoding TIGR00297 family protein; this encodes MHPALVLAAIALIAIKLDPRFVLGLLVLLTLIYGKKRGFSLKLRNVTEDESYFNAFLFSTILSALSCFSLPKDVVFASIFLISVHNYRKNALWNIAVYTTASLLYFLCYHAVNGVELRLAHTFFISLSGGLTAALVESVDTNADRRLTLLLAISSVFTIFKMYVPSASIYSLAFAFLLSFFVSLLALYAKVADESGLMSATIVGTTLILFADIRFFAVILLFYALGSAITKYKYSVKLERGIAEQAGGARGYANVFGNSLAPLFFAVQFGVSGDAIFAAAFVAAVAAALADTMASEIGKAEEKVYLITNFSRVEPGTSGGISVKGEFAALFGCIVTALLSLLLGIIGFDVLLPVTLSAFAGVHIDSLLGATLEKKGYLTNSAVNFLGTLSAGIICVLLLLPLL
- a CDS encoding undecaprenyl diphosphate synthase family protein; translation: MLLRIYEKLLEREIQKVPKHIVVVTNSIGEGFLNLAKWCRKFGVDEITICGNTQIDESFFDGFKLRIIRNGSVEEKDGLKPTINILTFTGREEIINVVRKVAKMVERGELEVDEVDENLFEKFLTIKSPPDMIIKAGNDIPDFLIWQGIYAELYFADIDWQNLRYADFLRILREYQRRERRYGR
- a CDS encoding PUA domain-containing protein; this translates as MEDENLRMLRVIADYQFGRGVGRVLFPDTCKFILSSSGRVRQVVDGGVRIATLKPDSGWFTLSIEGARRVKEALPFPKMRVVVMDEVSDFIAAGKSVFAKHVVEVDEEIRANDEVVVVNTADKLLATGRAVLSAFEMLEMERGMAVKVRQGVKR
- the ppsA gene encoding pyruvate, water dikinase — encoded protein: MPVLWLADVDKNDIPLVGGKGANLGELLRAEIPVPDGFVVDARTFREFIQKTGIAEKIYSLLRELDVEDTEKLDAVSREIREIIEKTEMPEDIEREIREAYRKLCEEEGKEVYVAVRSSATAEDLPDASFAGQQETYLNVVGEDEVVEKVKKCWGSLFTPRAIYYRVQKGFRHEDVSIAVVVQKMVNSEKSGVMFTSHPVSGEKKCIIEAVFGLGEAIVSGLVTPDTYVYDRVKRKIEEVKIGEKKFMLTRKDGKTVKVELPPEKANERVLSDEEIEKLVTLGELIEDHYGKPQDVEWAIEGGKIYIVQSRPITTIRKEKKEAEEEVSEEAEGKILLKGLGASPGIASGKVKVIFSEKEISKVEEGDILVTTMTTPDMVPAMKRAAAIVTDEGGMTCHAAIVSRELGVPAVVGTKVATKVLKDGMVVTVDGEKGIVYEGRIEKKEEPKPVVASAPIITATEVKVNISIPDVAERVARETNADGVGLFRIEHMVLGLEKHPMKFIRDGEIDRYIDLLYQEMKKVVKAFYPKPVWIRTIDAPTDEFRAMEGGEDEPIEANPMLGFRGIRRDLAEEEHFRAEMRAIKKLVDEGYTNVGVMLPLITSPEEVKRAKEIAISEGLPLDKIEFGVMVETPAAALILEDIIKEGIDFVSLGTNDLTQYTLAVDRNNENVAYLYNETHPAVLKLIERTIKVCKEHGVKSSICGQAGSYPHVVEKLVEFGIDSVSANPDAVQRIREVVARAEKRIILEKLRKI